The following are from one region of the Pygocentrus nattereri isolate fPygNat1 chromosome 20, fPygNat1.pri, whole genome shotgun sequence genome:
- the LOC108413618 gene encoding FYN-binding protein 1, producing the protein MDTRFKPPVPPGKFPGSTSSPSKPANSISALKEALEKGGQDSGSRPSPSTTPKLAQFTGARNLTPEGEKTPKFPGARITPADGDKTPKFPGARITPADGDKTPKFPGARITPADGDKTPKFPGARITPADGDKTPKFPGARITPADGDKTPKFPGARITPADGDKTPKFPGARITSADGDKTQKFPGARITSADGDKTPKIPGARITSADGDKTPKFPGARITPADGENTPKFPGSRITPPDGEKFPAAAKFPGARITPTDGEKFPAAPKFPGARITPTDGQNTPKFPGARITPSDGDKISKFPAARTPSAAEEKQPKFPAASGPKPPSPWMKPSPVKQSEPEPQNEPSSQSPTNNNTGSTPNNAGLVHMQKKLFLGRQNDSDSPKEVSTPSVIGAPRSSVSSIHDVDAQPKKKPLPSKVSLGICPAKPRRPPLVDLQQFKNHGSVSSGGDEFPPPPPPDPPAVPPPVPPLPLRVVEEESYDDVGMMKPSQSKPGQISEEAEDEDDEDSETYEDIEDRWLDAENEKPGETKDSDKPKTDKELKKQQKKMKKEEKEKAERERKEKKEMEKREQEARKKFKLKGPVVVQLRGTAKADCKGSKTDLELDRGEPLEIIRMIGNPDGCWLARDSQGYYGYVKTDLVALEGNDQQAITQDVYDDVGAPDQPNSPTQEPEDDDDIYDCVDDGGSDSGFPPPPPPADEDTYDDVISTSLPSPPQVKTEEMDAKKKKKFEKELKEFRKKFKYDKEIQVLYEVTVLPVLACKKFGGKDLVIKPGDVISVITEPKDGKVIARNSDGKFGFVSVSNFQQDSDVYDDVGEDCVYDND; encoded by the exons ATGGATACGAGGTTTAAACCACCTGTCCCACCAGGGAAGTTTCCTGGTTCCACTTCATCACCCAGCAAACCAGCTAATTCCATCTCTGCCTTGAAGGAGGCGCTAGAGAAAGGTGGGCAGGACAGTGGGTCACGACCTTCCCCCTCTACCACCCCCAAACTGGCACAATTTACCGGGGCTCGGAACCTGACACCTGAGGGAGAAAAAACACCTAAATTCCCTGGTGCACGGATCACACCAGCTGATGGAGACAAAACACCGAAATTCCCTGGTGCACGGATCACACCAGCTGATGGAGACAAAACACCGAAATTCCCTGGTGCACGGATCACACCAGCTGATGGAGACAAAACACCGAAATTCCCTGGTGCACGGATCACACCAGCTGATGGAGACAAAACACCGAAATTCCCTGGTGCACGGATCACACCAGCTGATGGAGACAAAACACCGAAATTCCCTGGTGCACGGATCACACCAGCTGATGGAGACAAAACACCGAAATTCCCTGGTGCACGGATCACATCAGCTGATGgagacaaaacacagaaattcCCTGGTGCACGGATCACATCAGCTGATGGAGACAAAACACCGAAAATCCCTGGTGCACGGATCACATCAGCTGACGGAGACAAAACACCAAAATTCCCTGGTGCACGGATTACGCCGGCTGATGGAGAAAATACACCAAAATTCCCTGGTTCACGGATCACGCCTCCCGACGGAGAAAAATTCCCCGCTGCGGCAAAATTCCCTGGTGCACGGATCACGCCTACCGATGGAGAAAAATTCCCTGCTGCGCCAAAATTCCCTGGTGCACGGATTACGCCAACTGATGGACAGAATACACCAAAATTCCCTGGTGCACGGATTACACCATCGGATGgagacaaaatatcaaaattcCCTGCTGCACGGACGCCATCAGCTGCTGAGGAAAAACAACCGAAATTCCCTGCCGCATCTGGTCCAAAACCTCCGTCTCCCTGGATGAAGCCGTCTCCGGTTAAACAGAGCGAACCAGAGCCACAGAACGAACCTTCCAGCCAAAGCCCCACCAACAATAACACAGGCTCCACCCCCAACAATGCAGGGCTCGTTCACATGCAGAAGAAGCTGTTCCTGGGCAGGCAGAACGATTCAGACTCACCTAAAGAAGTCTCCACCCCCAGTGTCATAGGCGCTCCTCGTAGTTCCGTAAGTTCCATCCATGATGTGGATGCCCAGCCAAAGAAGAAGCCTTTGCCGAGCAAGGTGTCTTTGGGAATTTGTCCGGCAAAGCCCAGGAGGCCACCTCTTGTGGACCTGCAGCAGTTCAAGAACCATG GTTCCGTCAGCTCCGGTGGTGATGAGTtccctccacctcctccaccgGACCCTCCAGCAGTCCCACCACCAGTCCCACCACTTCCACT gagggtggtggaggaggagagttATGATGACGTTGGAATGATGAAACCATCTCAGTCCAAACCAG GCCAAatcagtgaggaggctgag gatgaggatgatgaggattCGGAGACTTATGAGGACATTGAGGACAGATG GCTGGATGCAGAAAATGAGAAACCAGGTGAAACCAAAGACTCAGACAAGCCAAAGACAGATAAGGAGttaaagaagcagcagaagaagatgaagaaggaggagaaggagaaggccGAGCGggagaggaaggagaagaaggagatggagaagagagagcaggaggCCAGGAAGAAGTTTAAG CTGAAGGGTCCGGTGGTGGTCCAGCTGAGGGGCACGGCCAAAGCGGACTGTAAAGGCAGTAAAACTGACCTGGAGCTGGACAGAGGAGAGCCGCTGGAGATCATTCGCATGATCGGCAATCCTGACGGATGCTGGCTCGCCAGGGACAGCCAAGGATACT atggcTACGTGAAGACTGATCTGGTGGCCCTTGAGGGTAACGATCAGCAGGCGATCACTCAGGACGTTTATGATGATGTAGGCGCTCCTGATCAGCCCAACAG tCCGACTCAAG aGCCGGAGGACGATGATGATATCTACGACTGTGTGGATGACGGAGGTTCTGATTCTGG tttccctcctcctccccctcccgCTGACGAAG ACACGTATGACGACGTCATCTCGACCAGTCTGCCCAG TCCTCCACAGGTCAAAACGGAAGAAATGGAcgcaaagaaaaagaagaagtttGAGAAGGAACTGAAAGAGTTTCGCAAGAAGTTTAAG TATGATAAGGAGATCCAGGTGTTGTATGAGGTGACTGTCCTGCCTGTTCTGGCCTGTAAAAAGTTTGGTGGTAAGGACCTGGTCATCAAGCCTGGTGATGTCATCAGCGTGATCACCGAACCAAAAGACGGCAAAGTCATCGCCAGAAACAGCGACGGCAAAT TTGGGTTTGTGTCCGTCAGTAACTTCCAGCA ggaTTCTGATGTTTATGATGATGTGGGAGAAG acTGTGTCTATGATAACGACTGA